The following is a genomic window from Aeromonas sp. FDAARGOS 1405.
CGCCGTTCAGGTGTGACCAGTTCCGGTAAAACCCGCGAGCCGGACCATCGGCGTTGCCATGGGATTGCCACAATGCCAGAATCGGGCCCTTGCACTCTGTTGATTCGGATTTTCGGGCACGGCCACGGCCAGTGCCCACAAGAGAAGGACTCCCCATGGCCATCACCCTCTATGGCATCAAGAACTGCGACACCATCAAGAAAGCCCGCAAGTGGCTGGATGAGGCCGGTATCGACTACCGCTTTCACGACCACCGCGCCGATGGCCTGAACCCGGACGATCTGGACAGCTGGCTGGCAAAACTCGGCTGGGAAGCCCTGCTCAACAGCCGCGGCACCACC
Proteins encoded in this region:
- a CDS encoding ArsC family reductase, producing the protein MAITLYGIKNCDTIKKARKWLDEAGIDYRFHDHRADGLNPDDLDSWLAKLGWEALLNSRGTTFRALPDEAKQGLDTAKARALLLEQPAMIKRPLLDRDGELTLGFKADHYQSLFSR